A section of the Agromyces aurantiacus genome encodes:
- a CDS encoding DUF2510 domain-containing protein yields MSEQLTAPAGWYPDPYDPTQQRWWDGDSWGPRAPQVQQTASPRRTRNGIFGAFSVLAGMIAGASFLVPVPLMAIGSALVGLGLAVGGAVQSHRDSAVARASWIVGFVLNGLVLAGITATLAFFLA; encoded by the coding sequence ATGAGCGAGCAGCTGACCGCGCCCGCGGGCTGGTACCCGGACCCGTACGATCCGACTCAGCAGCGCTGGTGGGACGGGGACTCGTGGGGTCCGCGGGCTCCGCAAGTGCAGCAAACGGCATCGCCCAGGAGAACGCGAAACGGAATCTTCGGTGCCTTCTCAGTGCTAGCTGGGATGATCGCCGGCGCCTCGTTCCTGGTCCCGGTCCCACTGATGGCCATCGGCTCGGCGCTTGTCGGCCTCGGACTTGCGGTCGGCGGCGCTGTCCAGTCGCACCGAGACTCTGCCGTGGCACGTGCATCCTGGATCGTTGGTTTCGTGCTGAATGGCCTGGTGTTAGCCGGCATCACGGCGACCCTTGCGTTCTTCCTCGCGTGA
- a CDS encoding DUF3800 domain-containing protein, producing the protein MLYAYIDETGDRGLAGKPGSSPIFGMAAILLTEESARAVRAAVKQLRVEFRVPDGVVMSWKEHLKTHARRMRAGQVLSAIPDVCLIYVYCQKDAVTGRYVQDRELFYNYVALKMYKSILWAARAWKGPNERVNTRFGHVRGHDHRSTEEYFRAQRRYERTVPWHMENGLRWVSADRFLESQAADLYGGFLRSAVWPDEFGNVEGRFIRDVWHQIRRGNGNCPVPLGLMSMPTNELVKQFEWYECPHCEAA; encoded by the coding sequence ATGCTCTACGCGTACATCGACGAGACGGGCGACCGGGGGCTGGCCGGCAAGCCCGGATCCAGCCCTATCTTCGGTATGGCAGCGATCCTCCTGACGGAGGAGTCGGCTCGTGCTGTGCGCGCCGCTGTGAAGCAGCTGCGTGTTGAGTTCCGCGTCCCCGATGGCGTTGTGATGTCGTGGAAGGAGCACCTCAAGACGCATGCAAGGCGCATGCGGGCCGGGCAGGTTCTGAGCGCCATACCGGACGTATGCCTGATCTACGTGTACTGCCAGAAGGATGCCGTCACTGGGCGGTACGTGCAGGATCGGGAACTGTTCTACAACTATGTCGCCCTGAAGATGTACAAGAGCATCCTTTGGGCGGCTCGGGCCTGGAAGGGGCCCAATGAGCGAGTCAACACGCGCTTCGGCCATGTGCGAGGCCACGACCACAGGTCGACGGAGGAATACTTCCGTGCGCAGCGTCGGTACGAACGAACTGTCCCGTGGCACATGGAGAACGGGCTGCGGTGGGTGTCGGCCGACAGGTTTCTCGAGAGTCAGGCGGCAGATCTGTATGGCGGTTTTCTCCGGTCGGCGGTGTGGCCCGACGAGTTCGGCAACGTCGAGGGGCGGTTCATCCGCGATGTGTGGCATCAGATTCGCCGGGGGAATGGTAACTGTCCCGTGCCGCTGGGCCTCATGTCGATGCCTACGAACGAGCTTGTGAAGCAGTTTGAGTGGTATGAGTGTCCACACTGTGAGGCGGCATGA